A single Herpetosiphonaceae bacterium DNA region contains:
- a CDS encoding ribonuclease H-like domain-containing protein, which produces MSENLSAYLDIETAFDGSITVIGIYRPDSGTFQLVGGGVHDLNVYRALEGVQTIYTYNGGSFDLPVIRRRLHVDLKQDFQHHDLMRDCWKHGLKGGLKKVEIQLGIARSTAGMSGWDAPRLWQRYDVYGDTAALELLLRYNRDDIVHLPRLRAYLHALPEEPLHEAIWIWDR; this is translated from the coding sequence ATGAGCGAGAATCTTTCAGCCTATCTGGATATTGAAACCGCCTTCGACGGCTCGATCACCGTGATCGGCATCTACCGCCCCGACAGCGGCACCTTCCAGCTGGTTGGCGGCGGCGTCCACGATCTGAACGTGTACCGTGCCCTGGAAGGCGTGCAGACGATCTATACCTACAACGGCGGCAGCTTCGATCTGCCGGTGATCCGGCGACGGCTCCACGTCGATCTCAAACAGGATTTTCAGCACCACGATCTGATGCGCGACTGTTGGAAGCATGGCCTTAAAGGCGGCCTGAAAAAGGTCGAGATCCAGCTTGGCATCGCCCGCAGCACCGCAGGCATGAGCGGCTGGGACGCCCCCCGTCTCTGGCAGCGCTACGATGTCTACGGCGATACCGCCGCGCTGGAGCTGCTGCTGCGCTACAACCGCGACGATATCGTCCACCTGCCGCGTCTGCGGGCATATCTGCATGCGCTGCCCGAAGAGCCGCTCCACGAGGCGATCTGGATCTGGGATCGCTAG